A portion of the Polaribacter cellanae genome contains these proteins:
- a CDS encoding diphthine--ammonia ligase has protein sequence MKKTYFNWSSGKDAALALYKMQQNPDYDVSLLVTTVNEDYKRVSMHGLRKELLEKQIVSLELPLQTISFPANVTMDSYSKTMKIAMDSLIEKEYEYAVFGDIFLEDLKEYRDSKLKEVGMKGIYPLWKKDTKEVIAEFLELGFKAITVCVNSKMLGEEFVGRIIDEQFIKDLPENVDVCGENGEFHTFVFDGPNFSKPVDFTIGEKTLRSYTLHSNDDDNCYQSKDKEEEKNYDTSFWYCDLIPK, from the coding sequence ATGAAAAAAACATATTTTAATTGGAGTTCAGGGAAAGATGCTGCTTTGGCATTGTATAAAATGCAACAGAATCCTGATTACGATGTAAGTTTGTTGGTTACGACTGTAAATGAAGATTATAAACGGGTTTCTATGCATGGTTTGCGAAAAGAGTTACTCGAAAAACAAATAGTATCTTTAGAACTTCCACTTCAAACAATTTCTTTTCCTGCAAATGTAACTATGGATTCTTATTCTAAAACCATGAAAATAGCAATGGATTCTTTAATAGAAAAAGAATATGAATATGCCGTTTTTGGCGATATTTTTTTAGAAGATTTAAAAGAATATCGCGATTCTAAATTAAAAGAAGTTGGCATGAAAGGAATATACCCACTTTGGAAGAAAGACACAAAAGAAGTTATAGCCGAATTTTTAGAATTGGGTTTTAAAGCAATTACAGTTTGTGTAAATTCGAAAATGTTAGGCGAAGAATTTGTCGGTAGAATTATTGACGAACAATTTATAAAAGATTTACCAGAAAATGTAGATGTTTGTGGAGAAAATGGCGAGTTTCATACTTTTGTTTTTGATGGGCCAAATTTTAGCAAACCTGTAGATTTTACAATTGGTGAAAAAACGTTGCGTTCTTATACTTTGCATAGTAATGATGATGATAATTGCTATCAATCAAAAGATAAAGAAGAAGAAAAAAACTACGACACCAGTTTTTGGTATTGCGATTTGATTCCGAAATAA